A window of Tautonia plasticadhaerens contains these coding sequences:
- a CDS encoding potassium channel family protein, which yields MTRIRQAIAFGRPIGRRSRKKRSLKARLLKALTSWNRHQVSRIVGMTLLIWVLGAVGLLAVEGKTNPDFASFPEALWSVWILLFSGPDEPPGTWAGRLIVMLLQGVGVGLVGLFTASVASILIERYLRRREVDSTAMDNHIVLCNWATRGSELIRQVHSRIVTDWRPIVIIHDQPDEIELPDKADETAFTDVYIVKGDPTSEVALRRAGVARAYSVVVLVDSREGKHADGKTILTCVSIRNICKGDDQPNVVAECLNPGNRIHLRKAGADEVVSAHDIGLRLLARASLFHGMIRVYQELLTVRKDNNELYVVPVPEALVGKGFEELSVLFARTARGDPRGCVLIGVQREEEMMINPIGEEAGPTRADDLLVVLSRKHPKLEDLFPA from the coding sequence ATGACCCGAATCCGACAGGCGATCGCGTTCGGCCGGCCGATCGGCCGGCGATCGCGGAAGAAACGCTCGCTGAAGGCCCGCCTGCTCAAGGCGCTGACGAGCTGGAATCGTCACCAGGTCTCCCGGATCGTCGGCATGACGCTGCTGATCTGGGTGCTGGGCGCCGTCGGCCTGCTCGCGGTCGAGGGGAAGACCAACCCGGACTTCGCCAGTTTCCCCGAGGCGCTCTGGAGCGTCTGGATCCTCCTGTTCAGCGGCCCGGACGAGCCCCCGGGGACCTGGGCCGGCCGCCTGATCGTCATGCTCCTGCAAGGGGTCGGGGTCGGCCTGGTCGGGCTGTTCACCGCCAGCGTCGCCTCGATCCTCATCGAGCGTTACTTGCGGAGGAGGGAAGTGGACTCAACGGCAATGGATAATCACATCGTCCTGTGCAATTGGGCGACCCGCGGGTCCGAGCTGATCCGGCAGGTCCACAGCCGGATCGTCACCGACTGGCGACCGATCGTCATCATCCACGACCAGCCCGACGAGATCGAGCTGCCCGACAAGGCCGACGAGACGGCCTTCACCGACGTCTACATCGTCAAGGGAGACCCGACCAGCGAGGTGGCCCTCCGCCGCGCCGGCGTGGCCCGGGCCTATTCGGTCGTCGTCCTCGTCGACTCGAGGGAGGGCAAGCACGCCGACGGCAAGACGATCCTCACCTGCGTCTCGATCCGCAACATCTGCAAGGGGGACGACCAGCCGAACGTCGTGGCCGAGTGCCTCAACCCGGGGAACCGGATCCACCTGCGCAAGGCCGGGGCCGACGAGGTCGTCTCGGCCCACGACATCGGGCTGAGGCTGCTGGCCCGGGCCTCGCTCTTCCACGGCATGATCCGGGTCTATCAGGAGCTGCTGACGGTCCGCAAGGACAACAACGAGCTCTACGTCGTGCCCGTCCCCGAGGCCCTCGTCGGCAAGGGGTTCGAGGAGCTCTCCGTCCTGTTCGCCCGGACCGCCAGGGGGGACCCGAGGGGTTGCGTCCTGATCGGCGTCCAGCGCGAGGAGGAGATGATGATCAACCCCATCGGCGAGGAGGCGGGGCCGACCCGGGCCGACGACCTGCTCGTGGTCCTCAGCCGCAAGCACCCGAAGCTCGAAGACCTGTTCCCCGCCTGA
- a CDS encoding glycosyl hydrolase family 38: MVNDDEPRPDRPIPEPTAPDGPPGGPGPEAAVEPSPDPEPAEATSEQEAPAPEGPVGPRRRVVVMIADSGRRPEEPIDEAEAAIVWAAVSAAWHPAVLSRCDATPEVEDVDAPGVPREGEVRLIAGRGVGHLNYEYRDQGSEVGVPVLMIEAGESDREGLARLILEAIEPGADPGPADDPTVGDFYALGASRWWVRDLTIGMEHVDVLDAEALGREAIGGAKAWASGDAKGAVNRLRASFELLTEARERIYPVDSFLVDLHLLDGSSPAEALDDALEARAPFTLIAPAQAIEAMAGKNPEAMARLRSAIDEGWADVAGGPFAETGESLRPVETILWQFRQGSATYRKHLDDRTVETLAGRRFALYPMRPQVAKRFGFRYGLHLAFDDGTFPIIRESKRLWESPEGANLESLTRPPLAADKDATALTLAWELAKSMRDDHTATLGLVHWPDRVADWFRDIRRVAGYSPVLARWATLGDYFHLTDRPYEVLRPKLDQYVTPYLEQAVSRGDPSPIGRRARHARLRARLDLADGLRSLAAALDFVGEPIPDEEGPRPAGSSAFDEAGRLLETGMLDEAEAAIAALESRWAGEAGRRVVPATEEGNGASAGQGAGDLVLNPMSIPRRVSVVLPEASGPVPSEGPVRVSQFTAEGTEAVVTLAGFGFAWIPRDRPGIREAPAGPSETVQARGRVLRNEMLRAEVDESTGGLRAVMAAGEDEPRLAQQLVIAGVSVTDKKGQVRHSRMKATGYEVEYGGPALVQAVSTGQILHPTEDRPLAGFRQRFRLWSGRPVLELEVELTELDEAWLGSIADGPAWSRYLACRWAWPDGNATLRRSSLLGLEATTADRPETAEVLDVTARRQRTALLFGGLAHHQRHGTRMLDTLLVAGKESERSFRLGVALDLEHPFQAALDLLAPPAVVPTAGGPPRSGPTGWFFHLDAKSVAVTRVEPVVIDGEGRGLAFHLLETGGRSVRCKLRLFREPVSARQTDFNDERIVELSVTGDAVQLDLTPHELARVVVTLA; encoded by the coding sequence ATGGTCAACGACGACGAACCCCGCCCCGACCGGCCGATCCCCGAGCCGACCGCCCCCGACGGCCCGCCCGGAGGGCCGGGGCCGGAGGCCGCCGTCGAGCCGTCCCCGGACCCCGAGCCCGCAGAGGCGACGAGCGAGCAGGAGGCCCCCGCCCCCGAGGGGCCGGTCGGCCCGAGGCGTCGGGTCGTGGTGATGATCGCCGACAGCGGCCGGAGGCCGGAGGAGCCGATCGACGAGGCCGAGGCCGCCATCGTCTGGGCGGCCGTCTCGGCGGCCTGGCACCCGGCGGTCCTCTCCCGATGCGACGCGACCCCGGAGGTCGAGGACGTCGACGCCCCGGGCGTCCCCCGGGAGGGCGAGGTCCGGCTGATCGCAGGCCGGGGGGTCGGCCACCTGAACTACGAGTACCGGGACCAGGGTTCCGAGGTCGGCGTCCCCGTCCTGATGATCGAGGCCGGCGAGTCCGACCGGGAGGGACTGGCCCGCCTGATCCTGGAGGCGATCGAACCCGGCGCCGACCCGGGCCCCGCCGACGACCCGACCGTCGGCGACTTCTACGCCCTGGGGGCCTCCCGGTGGTGGGTCCGGGACCTGACGATCGGCATGGAGCACGTCGACGTGCTCGACGCCGAGGCCCTCGGCCGGGAGGCGATCGGCGGCGCGAAGGCCTGGGCCTCGGGGGACGCCAAGGGGGCCGTCAACCGGCTCCGGGCCTCCTTCGAGCTGCTGACCGAGGCGAGGGAGCGGATCTACCCGGTCGACTCCTTCCTCGTCGACCTGCACCTGCTCGACGGCTCCTCCCCCGCCGAGGCCCTCGACGACGCCCTGGAGGCCAGGGCCCCCTTCACCCTGATCGCCCCGGCCCAGGCGATCGAGGCGATGGCCGGGAAGAACCCCGAGGCGATGGCCCGCCTCCGGTCGGCGATCGACGAGGGCTGGGCCGACGTGGCCGGCGGCCCGTTCGCCGAGACGGGGGAGTCGCTCCGCCCGGTCGAGACGATCCTCTGGCAATTCCGGCAGGGCTCGGCCACCTACCGGAAACACCTGGACGACCGGACGGTCGAGACCCTGGCCGGGCGCCGGTTCGCCCTCTACCCGATGCGGCCCCAGGTCGCCAAGCGGTTCGGCTTCCGCTACGGCCTGCACCTGGCCTTCGACGACGGCACCTTCCCGATCATCCGGGAGTCGAAGCGGCTCTGGGAGTCTCCCGAGGGGGCGAACCTGGAGTCGCTGACCCGTCCCCCGCTGGCGGCGGACAAGGATGCCACGGCGTTGACCCTCGCCTGGGAACTGGCGAAGTCGATGCGGGACGACCACACGGCCACGCTCGGCCTGGTCCACTGGCCGGATCGGGTCGCCGACTGGTTCCGGGACATCCGGAGGGTGGCGGGGTACTCCCCCGTCCTCGCCCGGTGGGCCACCCTGGGGGACTACTTCCACCTGACCGACCGCCCCTATGAGGTCCTCCGGCCGAAGCTGGACCAGTACGTCACCCCGTACCTGGAGCAGGCCGTCTCCCGGGGGGACCCGAGCCCGATCGGCCGTCGGGCCCGCCACGCCCGGCTCCGTGCCCGTCTCGACCTGGCCGACGGGCTCCGGTCCCTCGCCGCCGCCCTGGACTTCGTCGGGGAGCCGATCCCCGACGAGGAAGGCCCCCGCCCCGCCGGCTCGTCCGCCTTCGACGAGGCCGGTCGCCTGCTGGAGACGGGCATGCTCGACGAGGCGGAGGCGGCCATCGCCGCCCTCGAATCCCGATGGGCGGGCGAGGCGGGCCGCCGGGTCGTCCCGGCGACCGAAGAGGGGAACGGGGCCTCGGCGGGGCAGGGGGCGGGGGACCTGGTCCTCAACCCGATGTCGATCCCGAGGAGGGTCTCCGTGGTCCTGCCCGAGGCGTCGGGCCCGGTCCCCTCCGAGGGGCCGGTCCGGGTCTCCCAGTTCACGGCCGAGGGGACCGAGGCGGTCGTCACCCTCGCCGGGTTCGGCTTCGCCTGGATCCCCCGCGACCGACCCGGGATCCGGGAGGCCCCGGCGGGCCCCTCGGAGACCGTCCAGGCCCGGGGCCGGGTCCTCCGCAACGAGATGCTCCGGGCCGAGGTCGACGAGTCGACCGGAGGCCTCCGCGCCGTGATGGCCGCCGGCGAGGACGAGCCCCGGTTGGCCCAGCAACTGGTCATCGCCGGGGTCAGCGTGACGGACAAGAAGGGCCAGGTCCGCCACAGCCGGATGAAGGCGACCGGGTACGAGGTCGAGTACGGCGGCCCGGCCCTGGTGCAGGCGGTGTCGACCGGCCAGATCCTCCACCCGACCGAGGACCGCCCCCTGGCCGGGTTCCGCCAGCGGTTCCGCCTCTGGAGCGGCCGTCCGGTGCTGGAGCTGGAGGTCGAACTGACCGAGCTGGATGAGGCCTGGCTCGGGTCGATCGCCGACGGCCCGGCCTGGTCGCGGTACCTGGCCTGCCGCTGGGCCTGGCCCGACGGCAACGCGACCCTCCGCCGCTCCTCGCTCCTGGGCCTGGAGGCGACGACGGCCGACCGCCCCGAGACGGCCGAGGTGCTGGACGTCACCGCCCGCCGCCAGCGGACGGCCCTGCTGTTCGGCGGCCTGGCGCACCACCAGCGGCACGGGACGAGGATGCTGGACACCCTGCTGGTGGCCGGCAAGGAATCGGAGCGGTCCTTCCGGCTGGGCGTCGCCCTGGACCTGGAGCACCCGTTCCAGGCCGCGCTGGACCTGCTCGCCCCGCCGGCCGTCGTGCCGACCGCCGGGGGCCCTCCCCGGTCCGGGCCGACCGGCTGGTTCTTCCACCTCGACGCGAAGTCGGTGGCCGTCACCCGGGTCGAGCCGGTGGTGATCGACGGCGAGGGCCGGGGGCTGGCCTTCCACCTTCTGGAGACGGGAGGCAGGTCGGTCCGCTGCAAGCTCCGCCTGTTCCGGGAGCCGGTCTCGGCCCGCCAGACCGACTTCAACGACGAGCGGATCGTGGAGCTGTCGGTGACCGGGGACGCGGTCCAGCTCGACCTGACCCCCCACGAGCTGGCGAGGGTGGTCGTCACCCTGGCTTGA
- the corA gene encoding magnesium/cobalt transporter CorA has protein sequence MNAATRTASRFFKRHPRVGARPGTLVIPDDAPPTTIRMVEDSGAEIREHEVRDLETLRRAFDGGTTTWIDVQGFGDRDRIDAIGSTFGLHPLLLEDVVNVPQRPKVESYGDQVLIIVRMIPVDIAERAEPEQLSLVLGPHYVLTFQERHGHLLAPIRRRIRSRKGAPSGMGADYLAYALVDTVVDAYYPALERIGERLEDLETEVIERPTPEVLGRLHHLKNRLVDLRRGIWPQREALNALVRGDFPAITDPVRIYLRDTHDHCVQTSEVAEMYREMVSGLMNTYLSSVANRTNDVMKVLTIVATIFIPLSFLAGVYGMNFEHMPELHSRWAYPTLWALMVGVAGGMLAFFWRKGWIGPGG, from the coding sequence GTGAATGCGGCAACCCGGACTGCCTCCCGCTTCTTCAAGCGACACCCCAGGGTCGGGGCCCGGCCCGGCACGCTGGTCATCCCGGACGACGCCCCGCCGACGACCATCCGGATGGTCGAAGACTCCGGCGCCGAGATCCGGGAGCATGAAGTCCGGGACCTCGAGACGCTCCGGCGGGCGTTCGACGGCGGCACCACCACCTGGATCGACGTGCAGGGCTTCGGCGACCGCGACCGGATCGACGCGATCGGCTCGACCTTCGGGCTGCACCCGCTGCTGCTCGAAGACGTGGTGAACGTGCCCCAGCGGCCCAAGGTCGAGTCCTACGGGGATCAGGTCCTGATCATCGTCCGGATGATCCCGGTCGACATCGCGGAGCGTGCCGAGCCGGAGCAACTGAGCCTGGTCCTCGGGCCGCACTACGTGCTCACCTTCCAGGAGCGGCACGGCCACCTGCTGGCCCCGATCCGACGGCGGATCCGATCCCGCAAGGGGGCCCCGTCCGGCATGGGGGCCGATTACCTCGCCTACGCCCTCGTGGACACGGTCGTCGACGCCTACTACCCCGCCCTGGAGCGGATCGGCGAGCGCCTGGAGGACCTCGAGACCGAGGTCATCGAGCGCCCGACCCCCGAGGTGCTCGGCCGGCTCCACCACCTGAAGAATCGGCTGGTCGACCTCAGGCGCGGCATCTGGCCCCAGCGGGAGGCCCTCAACGCCCTGGTCCGGGGCGACTTCCCGGCGATCACCGACCCCGTCCGCATCTACCTCCGGGACACCCACGACCACTGCGTGCAGACCTCCGAGGTCGCCGAGATGTACCGGGAGATGGTCTCCGGCCTGATGAACACGTACCTCTCCTCCGTCGCCAACCGGACCAACGACGTGATGAAGGTGCTGACCATCGTCGCCACGATCTTCATCCCGCTGAGCTTCCTCGCCGGCGTCTACGGCATGAACTTCGAGCACATGCCCGAATTGCACTCCCGGTGGGCCTACCCCACCCTCTGGGCCCTCATGGTCGGCGTGGCCGGCGGCATGCTCGCCTTCTTCTGGCGCAAGGGGTGGATCGGCCCCGGCGGGTGA
- a CDS encoding protein kinase domain-containing protein, protein MASASCRKCGRNLDFSGDRPRFCAYCGQPLDGSALEATIEYSPAPEAGLTVVGPSIGPGASIPDRLAGYRLVRRIGDGGMGAVFEAEDEVHGRKVAVKVLSDRIGAGRESIDRFRQEGRLAATISHPRCVFVLAADEVDGRPYIVMELMTGQTLQGLVDSVGPLPVEEAVLRILDVIDGLIAAHRLGVIHRDVKPSNCFLEADGRVKVGDFGLSKSLAADTSLTRTGSFIGTPLYASAEQVKGEPVDERTDIYSVAATLHFLLTGHPPFEAKDATAALARIVSEAPRPLRERRPDAPAGLESAVLRGLERDRDRRWRSLSEFRDALLPFAPHPIPDAGLAPRVAAFAVDAACIGLLWAALHLLAFRPLLGELWGMMLSDLVSWVAYFGPLEGLLGAAVGKRLLRLRVFRDDRRAEPGIPLASVRALAFYGIALLPWSLVTTIMEQIWGDRILDWGRESLGFALANVLLPALGLAIVLGPMRRRNGYRGMHEFLSRTRTVRLPRAARRREPSARRRSARDSSIIRRPPGVLDHVGPYRIRGAVRWESGRRVLAAEDSGLGREVWVVMSADRSEQPDTARRELNRPTRSRWISGGETPEGRWDAYTAPAGAPIADVAGPEGLPWSEARPILSELAEELSSSMADGTLPASLDPEQVWVEPDGSVQLVDPLGGPAPRAGHPPDQPRVDGDRRSLTLLARVAALALEGGRRRSSDATSAIRAPVPAQARELLDRLAGPGPRYDRLVEARDRLRGLASEPDELTFMARVNRLSTFVASIPLRLAGTTLLLGMIHAAGFGERMHDASGISQARVEAIQFACLSLILWPAMAAVSRCRWTSSFLGAVLVRDDGMPPSRPHCAVRELVIWAPLMGLGLVAIFVRTGAAWGTPAWLLWAVWALPGTWVLIDMAHELAFPGRMLHDRLARTRLVPR, encoded by the coding sequence ATGGCGTCGGCGTCCTGTCGCAAATGCGGTCGCAACCTGGACTTTTCCGGGGATCGTCCGAGGTTCTGCGCCTATTGCGGCCAGCCGCTCGACGGCAGCGCCCTGGAGGCGACGATCGAGTACTCCCCCGCCCCCGAGGCCGGGCTGACCGTCGTCGGCCCGTCGATCGGCCCCGGGGCGTCCATCCCCGACCGGCTGGCCGGCTACCGCCTCGTCCGTCGGATCGGCGACGGGGGCATGGGGGCCGTCTTCGAGGCCGAGGACGAGGTCCACGGCCGGAAGGTCGCCGTCAAGGTCCTCTCCGACCGGATCGGCGCCGGCCGGGAGTCGATCGACCGCTTCCGCCAGGAAGGGCGACTGGCCGCCACCATCAGCCACCCTCGATGCGTCTTCGTGCTGGCGGCCGACGAGGTCGACGGCCGGCCCTATATCGTCATGGAGCTGATGACCGGCCAGACCCTCCAGGGGCTGGTCGACTCGGTCGGGCCGCTGCCGGTCGAGGAGGCCGTCCTCCGCATCCTCGACGTGATCGACGGCCTGATCGCCGCCCACCGCCTCGGGGTGATCCATCGGGACGTGAAGCCCTCGAATTGCTTCCTGGAGGCCGACGGGCGGGTCAAGGTCGGCGACTTCGGCCTCTCGAAATCGCTGGCCGCCGACACCAGCCTGACCCGGACCGGCTCGTTCATCGGCACGCCGCTCTACGCCTCGGCCGAGCAGGTCAAGGGAGAGCCGGTCGACGAGCGGACCGACATCTACTCGGTCGCCGCCACCCTGCACTTCCTGCTGACCGGGCATCCCCCCTTCGAGGCCAAGGACGCCACCGCGGCCCTGGCCCGGATCGTCTCCGAGGCCCCTCGGCCGCTCCGGGAACGACGGCCCGACGCCCCCGCCGGGCTCGAATCGGCCGTCCTCCGCGGCCTGGAGCGTGACCGAGACCGCCGCTGGAGGAGCCTCTCCGAGTTCCGGGACGCCCTGCTCCCCTTCGCCCCGCACCCGATCCCCGACGCCGGCCTCGCCCCCCGGGTCGCCGCCTTCGCCGTCGACGCCGCCTGCATCGGCCTGCTCTGGGCCGCCCTCCACCTGCTGGCCTTCCGCCCGCTGCTGGGGGAGCTCTGGGGGATGATGCTGTCCGACCTCGTCTCCTGGGTCGCCTACTTCGGCCCGCTGGAAGGGCTGCTCGGCGCCGCGGTCGGCAAGCGACTGCTCCGGCTCCGCGTCTTCCGGGACGACCGGAGGGCCGAGCCCGGGATCCCCCTGGCCTCGGTCCGGGCCCTGGCGTTCTACGGCATCGCCCTGCTGCCCTGGAGTCTGGTGACGACGATCATGGAGCAGATCTGGGGAGACCGGATCCTGGATTGGGGGCGCGAGTCGCTCGGCTTCGCCCTGGCCAACGTCCTGCTCCCGGCCCTCGGCCTGGCGATCGTCCTCGGGCCGATGCGGAGGCGGAACGGCTATCGGGGCATGCACGAATTCCTCAGCCGGACCCGGACCGTCCGGCTCCCCCGGGCCGCCCGACGTCGGGAACCCTCGGCCCGACGCCGGTCGGCCCGGGACAGCAGCATCATCCGGCGCCCCCCCGGGGTGCTCGACCACGTCGGCCCCTACCGGATCCGGGGCGCCGTGCGCTGGGAGTCCGGCCGTCGGGTCCTGGCCGCGGAGGACTCCGGGCTCGGCCGGGAGGTCTGGGTCGTGATGTCCGCCGACCGCTCCGAACAACCCGACACCGCCCGTCGGGAGCTGAACCGGCCGACCCGCTCGCGCTGGATTTCCGGCGGGGAGACCCCCGAGGGGCGATGGGACGCCTACACCGCCCCCGCCGGGGCCCCGATCGCCGACGTGGCCGGGCCGGAGGGCCTGCCCTGGTCGGAGGCCCGCCCGATCCTCTCCGAACTGGCCGAGGAGCTTTCCTCCTCGATGGCCGACGGCACCCTGCCGGCCTCCCTGGACCCGGAGCAGGTCTGGGTCGAGCCGGACGGATCCGTCCAACTCGTCGACCCGCTCGGCGGGCCGGCCCCCCGGGCCGGGCACCCCCCCGATCAACCCAGGGTCGACGGCGACCGACGGTCCCTGACGCTGCTGGCGAGGGTGGCCGCCCTGGCCCTCGAAGGGGGACGCCGCCGGTCGTCCGACGCCACCTCCGCCATCCGGGCCCCGGTCCCCGCCCAGGCCCGGGAGTTGCTGGACCGGCTCGCCGGCCCGGGTCCCCGGTACGACCGCCTCGTCGAGGCCCGGGACCGGCTCCGGGGGCTGGCCTCCGAGCCCGACGAGCTGACCTTCATGGCCCGGGTCAACCGCCTCTCCACCTTCGTGGCCTCGATCCCCCTCAGGCTGGCGGGCACGACGCTGCTGCTGGGGATGATCCACGCCGCCGGGTTCGGCGAGCGGATGCACGACGCCTCGGGGATCTCCCAGGCCCGAGTCGAGGCGATCCAGTTCGCGTGCCTCTCCCTGATCCTCTGGCCGGCGATGGCGGCCGTCTCCCGATGCCGGTGGACCTCCAGCTTCCTGGGGGCCGTGCTCGTCCGGGACGACGGCATGCCCCCGTCCCGCCCGCACTGCGCCGTGCGGGAACTGGTCATCTGGGCGCCCCTCATGGGGCTCGGGCTCGTCGCCATCTTCGTGCGCACCGGGGCGGCCTGGGGGACCCCGGCCTGGCTCCTCTGGGCGGTCTGGGCCCTCCCGGGTACCTGGGTGCTGATCGACATGGCCCATGAGCTCGCCTTCCCCGGCCGGATGCTGCACGACCGCCTTGCCCGGACCCGGCTGGTGCCGCGTTGA
- a CDS encoding mechanosensitive ion channel family protein, whose protein sequence is MARVLILATLSALLATVPVGPLGAEQGPAPTPDQTGGESPPPTPPSPPPAPPAAASTRDAEQIAKLSSSIAEDTRRLDALKAELDGVKAEVDRANADFTEVEQTRRALAEELERLREEQQPSADRQSELDGLDKTLALAAERRELAATDLKNVTEQIVTLETKLRQSDQALKKLLGSGEAPPVAVEPPAAPPAPAPTTPAAPEPAGTAAPPAPAPAPAVVAAPSAPAPEAPAPEAEPAEESGPSPMGIPGLGSIPKPAAGTPASAGFGPDPDDPKLKKAREDAQGLAAVLERSERDVVELTERLRTIDEQLRNEEQARDTAQRIIDNAEASGAELARGFQEKLFGRAPPEELREIQAKIRDNEKRLIQARLESREHGDEIIRLQAERGELAGQLQLARWQAESARSQLNEAQSALERMENPFSPENILGWLLNHGVKVVVIILGMVLLRWGSGLLSRRIVTLLSSRSQRGTTAEKEHRISTLVGVFDNAASVAIVIGGFLMVFQEVGVPVGPLLGGAAVFGLAVAFGAQNLIRDYFYGFVILLENQYKLNDVIKIRDIAGQVEAITLRVTVLRDLEGCVHFVPNGEITQVTNMTHGWSRALFDIGVAYKENVDRVMEVIMEVGKELRKDPMFRMLILEDPTMLGVDSFADSAVQIKFFIKTRPLQQWAVKRELLRRLKNRFDELGIEIPFPHRTVYHRGDEGRASQLLTEPHVSDDEVIVAGRAGPGASMGR, encoded by the coding sequence ATGGCCCGCGTCCTGATCCTGGCGACGCTCTCCGCCCTGCTGGCGACCGTCCCCGTCGGGCCCCTCGGGGCCGAGCAGGGCCCCGCACCGACCCCCGACCAGACCGGCGGGGAGTCACCGCCCCCGACTCCGCCCTCCCCGCCGCCGGCTCCCCCCGCGGCGGCCTCGACCAGGGACGCCGAGCAGATCGCCAAGCTCTCCTCCTCGATCGCCGAGGACACCAGGAGGCTCGACGCCCTGAAGGCCGAACTCGACGGGGTCAAGGCGGAGGTCGACCGGGCCAACGCCGACTTCACCGAGGTCGAACAGACGCGGCGGGCACTGGCCGAGGAGCTGGAACGACTCCGGGAGGAGCAGCAGCCCTCGGCGGACCGCCAGTCGGAACTCGACGGCCTGGACAAGACCCTGGCCCTCGCCGCCGAGCGCCGGGAGCTGGCCGCCACCGACCTGAAGAACGTCACCGAGCAGATCGTCACGCTGGAGACCAAGCTCCGCCAGAGCGACCAGGCCCTGAAGAAGCTCCTGGGGTCGGGCGAGGCGCCCCCCGTCGCCGTCGAGCCCCCGGCCGCGCCTCCCGCTCCCGCCCCGACCACCCCGGCGGCACCCGAGCCTGCCGGCACGGCCGCCCCCCCCGCCCCCGCCCCCGCCCCGGCCGTCGTCGCCGCCCCCTCGGCCCCCGCCCCGGAGGCCCCCGCGCCGGAGGCCGAGCCCGCCGAGGAGTCGGGCCCCTCCCCGATGGGCATCCCCGGGCTCGGCTCGATCCCGAAGCCCGCGGCGGGGACCCCGGCCTCGGCCGGCTTCGGCCCGGACCCCGACGACCCGAAGCTCAAGAAGGCCCGGGAGGACGCCCAGGGGCTCGCCGCCGTCCTGGAGCGATCCGAGCGCGACGTGGTCGAGCTGACCGAACGACTCCGCACCATCGACGAGCAGCTCCGCAACGAGGAACAGGCCCGCGACACCGCCCAGCGGATCATCGACAACGCCGAGGCCAGCGGCGCCGAGCTGGCACGGGGATTCCAGGAGAAGCTCTTCGGCCGGGCCCCCCCCGAGGAACTCCGGGAGATCCAGGCCAAGATCCGGGACAACGAGAAGCGGCTGATCCAGGCCCGGCTGGAGTCCCGGGAGCACGGCGACGAGATCATCCGGCTCCAGGCCGAGCGCGGCGAGCTGGCCGGCCAGTTGCAGCTCGCCCGGTGGCAGGCCGAGTCGGCCCGGTCGCAGCTCAATGAGGCGCAATCGGCCCTCGAGCGCATGGAGAACCCCTTCTCGCCGGAGAACATCCTCGGCTGGCTGCTCAATCACGGCGTGAAGGTCGTGGTGATCATCCTGGGGATGGTGCTGCTCCGCTGGGGTTCGGGGCTGCTCAGCCGTCGGATCGTCACCCTGCTCAGCTCCCGGAGCCAGCGGGGCACGACGGCCGAGAAGGAGCATCGGATCTCCACCCTGGTCGGCGTCTTCGACAACGCCGCCTCGGTGGCGATCGTCATCGGCGGCTTCCTGATGGTCTTCCAGGAGGTCGGCGTGCCGGTCGGCCCGCTGCTGGGCGGTGCGGCGGTCTTCGGCCTGGCGGTGGCCTTCGGCGCCCAGAACCTGATCCGGGACTACTTCTACGGGTTCGTCATCCTGCTGGAGAACCAGTACAAGCTCAATGACGTGATCAAGATCCGCGACATCGCCGGCCAGGTCGAGGCGATCACCCTCCGCGTCACCGTCCTCCGGGACCTGGAGGGCTGCGTCCACTTCGTCCCCAACGGCGAGATCACCCAGGTCACGAACATGACGCACGGCTGGTCCCGCGCCCTGTTCGACATCGGGGTCGCCTACAAGGAGAACGTCGACCGGGTGATGGAAGTGATCATGGAGGTCGGCAAGGAGCTGCGCAAGGACCCGATGTTCCGGATGCTGATCCTGGAAGATCCGACCATGCTTGGCGTCGACTCGTTCGCCGACTCGGCCGTGCAGATCAAGTTCTTCATCAAGACCCGGCCCTTGCAGCAATGGGCCGTCAAGCGGGAGCTGCTCCGGAGGCTGAAGAACCGGTTCGACGAGCTGGGGATCGAGATCCCCTTCCCGCACCGGACGGTCTATCACCGGGGAGACGAGGGGCGGGCCTCCCAGCTCCTGACCGAGCCCCACGTGTCCGACGACGAGGTCATCGTCGCCGGCCGTGCGGGACCCGGGGCCTCGATGGGCCGATGA